A genomic region of Eucalyptus grandis isolate ANBG69807.140 chromosome 5, ASM1654582v1, whole genome shotgun sequence contains the following coding sequences:
- the LOC104444422 gene encoding protein VASCULAR ASSOCIATED DEATH 1, chloroplastic isoform X1 yields MTMSSSSAAAAAAAAAADRSLTPSPSPPASGANESPDRWDPSSSSSPAAAQRDAEIQNAASQRSEEYRQLFRLPPEEVLVQDFNCACQENILIQGHMYLFVHYLCFYSNIFGFETKKIIHFGDITSVKRAKTAGIFPNAIEIFAGGKKYFFASFLSRDEAFKLINDGWMQHGGDFRVAVEKQACTSELSFQENGSESDSVRSSKCLDDMDISNGNVDFPIPVDTVIVPNAEDDNASATVSEFQDTEENDSTPIPVCSPDCNSSSSEKTWSWKVEDYDAPKIPDYQTKVAESKFPVKVEQFFNLFFSNDAVQFIESFHRKCGDKELKCSPWQPHDQFGHAREVSFQHPIKIYFGARFGSCQEVQKFRVYRNSHLVIETSQEINDVPYGDYFRVEGLWHVRRDGDESKQCCSLCVYVNVAFVKKTMFRGKIVQSTLEECREAYAIWVEMAHELLKERNLEKQEADRAPECNLIQNGGASLESKENIGNVAEVSTEITNSSRMPKMSDSTNVQQNEASFSHGNRIDSATMLSALRETLVKFLSNMRSQTNFPLLVAVIFAVILLMQVSIVLLLSRPQNVHIISQADYLGGLGSGAGERSPEAVAWLEKRLYHLKDEMTMVEARIERMRWEHARLKEQLRELEHVNNQRRQKGT; encoded by the exons ATGACGATGTCCTCctcctcggcggcggcggcggcggcggcggcggcggccgatcGCTCGCTgacgccgtcgccgtcgcctccCGCCTCCGGCGCGAACGAGTCGCCCGATCGGTGGGATCCGTCGAGCTCCTCCTCCCCCGCCGCTGCTCAGAGGGACGCCGAAATCCAG AATGCAGCATCACAGAGGAGCGAAGAGTACCGGCAACTGTTCAGACTTCCACCTGAGGAA GTCCTTGTTCAGGATTTTAATTGTGCATGCCAGGAGAATATACTTATCCAG GGTCATATGTACCTGTTCGTGCACTATCTCTGCTTCTATTCCAACATATTTGGTTTTGAAACAAAG AAAATAATACATTTTGGAGACATTACAAGTGTTAAAAGAGCGAAGACTGCAGGTATCTTCCCCAATGCAATTGAAATATTTGCTGGAGGGAAAAAG TACTTCTTTGCATCTTTCCTGTCCCGTGATGAGGCCTTTAAGCTGATTAATGATGGATGGATGCAACATGGTGGTGACTTCAGAGTAGCCGTTGAGAAGCAG GCATGTACATCTGAGTTAAGCTTCCAGGAAAATGGATCTGAATCTGATTCAGTGAGAAGCTCAAAATGCCTTGATGACATGGACATAAGCAATGG GAATGTTGATTTTCCTATTCCTGTTGATACTGTTATTGTGCCCAATGCGGAAGATGATAATGCATCTGCAACAGTTTCAGAATTCCAAGATACTGAAGAGAATGACTCCACACCTATTCCAGTTTGTTCTCCAGACTGTAATTCTTCATCTTCAGAAAAGACTTGGTCATGGAAGGTGGAAGATTATGATGCGCCAAAGA TACCTGATTACCAGACAAAGGTTGCAGAATCCAAGTTCCCG GTAAAGGTGGAGCAGTTCTTTAACCTGTTTTTCTCAAATGACGCTGTACAGTTTATTGAgtcatttcatagaaaatgtgGAGACAAAG AGCTCAAGTGCTCTCCTTGGCAACCACATGATCAGTTTGGGCATGCTCGTGAGGTGTCTTTTCAACATCCTATCAAGATATATTTTG GGGCAAGATTTGGTAGCTGCCAGGAGGTGCAGAAATTTCGAGTATATAGGAACAG TCATTTGGTCATTGAGACATCACAAGAAATCAACGACGTACCATATGGAGATTATTTTCGGGTGGAG GGACTATGGCACGTCAGAAGAGATGGTGATGAATCAAAACAATGTTGCAGCTTGTGTGTATATGTTAATGTGGCTTTTGTAAAGAAAACCATGTTTAGAG GAAAAATTGTGCAGTCTACATTGGAGGAATGCCGGGAAGCTTATGCAATTTGGGTGGAAATG GCCCATGAATTACTGAAGGAGAGAAATCTTGAAAAGCAAGAAG CAGATAGAGCTCCTGAGTGTAACTTGATTCAGAATGGGGGAGCGAGTctagaatcaaaagaaaatattgggaaTGTTGCAGAGGTGTCTACTGAGATAACTAACAGTTCAAGGATGCCAAAGATGTCTGATTCCACAAATGTTCAACAGAATGAAGCCAGCTTTTCTCATGGAAATCGGATCGACAGTGCCACTATGCTTTCTGCACTGAGAGAAACTCTGGTGAAATTCTTGTCTAACATGAGAAGCCAAACCAATTTTCCACTACTCGTAGCCGTAATTTTCGCTGTGATTCTTTTAATGCAG GTTAGCATAGTTCTGCTCCTATCCAGGCCACAAAATGTCCATATCATTTCTCAAGCGGACTACCTTGGTGGCTTGGGCAGTGGAGCGGGTGAAAGATCTCCTGAAGCAGTCGCCTGGTTGGAGAAACGATTATACCATCTTAAGGACGAAATGACCATGGTTGAAGCTAGGATTGAGAGGATGCGTTGGGAACATGCACGACTAAAAGAACAGCTGAGAGAGCTAGAACACGTAAATAACCAGAGAAGACAAAAAGGTACATGA
- the LOC104444422 gene encoding protein VASCULAR ASSOCIATED DEATH 1, chloroplastic isoform X2: protein MTMSSSSAAAAAAAAAADRSLTPSPSPPASGANESPDRWDPSSSSSPAAAQRDAEIQNAASQRSEEYRQLFRLPPEEVLVQDFNCACQENILIQGHMYLFVHYLCFYSNIFGFETKKIIHFGDITSVKRAKTAGIFPNAIEIFAGGKKYFFASFLSRDEAFKLINDGWMQHGGDFRVAVEKQACTSELSFQENGSESDSVRSSKCLDDMDISNGNVDFPIPVDTVIVPNAEDDNASATVSEFQDTEENDSTPIPVCSPDCNSSSSEKTWSWKVEDYDAPKIPDYQTKVAESKFPVKVEQFFNLFFSNDAVQFIESFHRKCGDKELKCSPWQPHDQFGHAREVSFQHPIKIYFGARFGSCQEVQKFRVYRNSHLVIETSQEINDVPYGDYFRVEGLWHVRRDGDESKQCCSLCVYVNVAFVKKTMFRGKIVQSTLEECREAYAIWVEMAHELLKERNLEKQEDRAPECNLIQNGGASLESKENIGNVAEVSTEITNSSRMPKMSDSTNVQQNEASFSHGNRIDSATMLSALRETLVKFLSNMRSQTNFPLLVAVIFAVILLMQVSIVLLLSRPQNVHIISQADYLGGLGSGAGERSPEAVAWLEKRLYHLKDEMTMVEARIERMRWEHARLKEQLRELEHVNNQRRQKGT from the exons ATGACGATGTCCTCctcctcggcggcggcggcggcggcggcggcggcggccgatcGCTCGCTgacgccgtcgccgtcgcctccCGCCTCCGGCGCGAACGAGTCGCCCGATCGGTGGGATCCGTCGAGCTCCTCCTCCCCCGCCGCTGCTCAGAGGGACGCCGAAATCCAG AATGCAGCATCACAGAGGAGCGAAGAGTACCGGCAACTGTTCAGACTTCCACCTGAGGAA GTCCTTGTTCAGGATTTTAATTGTGCATGCCAGGAGAATATACTTATCCAG GGTCATATGTACCTGTTCGTGCACTATCTCTGCTTCTATTCCAACATATTTGGTTTTGAAACAAAG AAAATAATACATTTTGGAGACATTACAAGTGTTAAAAGAGCGAAGACTGCAGGTATCTTCCCCAATGCAATTGAAATATTTGCTGGAGGGAAAAAG TACTTCTTTGCATCTTTCCTGTCCCGTGATGAGGCCTTTAAGCTGATTAATGATGGATGGATGCAACATGGTGGTGACTTCAGAGTAGCCGTTGAGAAGCAG GCATGTACATCTGAGTTAAGCTTCCAGGAAAATGGATCTGAATCTGATTCAGTGAGAAGCTCAAAATGCCTTGATGACATGGACATAAGCAATGG GAATGTTGATTTTCCTATTCCTGTTGATACTGTTATTGTGCCCAATGCGGAAGATGATAATGCATCTGCAACAGTTTCAGAATTCCAAGATACTGAAGAGAATGACTCCACACCTATTCCAGTTTGTTCTCCAGACTGTAATTCTTCATCTTCAGAAAAGACTTGGTCATGGAAGGTGGAAGATTATGATGCGCCAAAGA TACCTGATTACCAGACAAAGGTTGCAGAATCCAAGTTCCCG GTAAAGGTGGAGCAGTTCTTTAACCTGTTTTTCTCAAATGACGCTGTACAGTTTATTGAgtcatttcatagaaaatgtgGAGACAAAG AGCTCAAGTGCTCTCCTTGGCAACCACATGATCAGTTTGGGCATGCTCGTGAGGTGTCTTTTCAACATCCTATCAAGATATATTTTG GGGCAAGATTTGGTAGCTGCCAGGAGGTGCAGAAATTTCGAGTATATAGGAACAG TCATTTGGTCATTGAGACATCACAAGAAATCAACGACGTACCATATGGAGATTATTTTCGGGTGGAG GGACTATGGCACGTCAGAAGAGATGGTGATGAATCAAAACAATGTTGCAGCTTGTGTGTATATGTTAATGTGGCTTTTGTAAAGAAAACCATGTTTAGAG GAAAAATTGTGCAGTCTACATTGGAGGAATGCCGGGAAGCTTATGCAATTTGGGTGGAAATG GCCCATGAATTACTGAAGGAGAGAAATCTTGAAAAGCAAGAAG ATAGAGCTCCTGAGTGTAACTTGATTCAGAATGGGGGAGCGAGTctagaatcaaaagaaaatattgggaaTGTTGCAGAGGTGTCTACTGAGATAACTAACAGTTCAAGGATGCCAAAGATGTCTGATTCCACAAATGTTCAACAGAATGAAGCCAGCTTTTCTCATGGAAATCGGATCGACAGTGCCACTATGCTTTCTGCACTGAGAGAAACTCTGGTGAAATTCTTGTCTAACATGAGAAGCCAAACCAATTTTCCACTACTCGTAGCCGTAATTTTCGCTGTGATTCTTTTAATGCAG GTTAGCATAGTTCTGCTCCTATCCAGGCCACAAAATGTCCATATCATTTCTCAAGCGGACTACCTTGGTGGCTTGGGCAGTGGAGCGGGTGAAAGATCTCCTGAAGCAGTCGCCTGGTTGGAGAAACGATTATACCATCTTAAGGACGAAATGACCATGGTTGAAGCTAGGATTGAGAGGATGCGTTGGGAACATGCACGACTAAAAGAACAGCTGAGAGAGCTAGAACACGTAAATAACCAGAGAAGACAAAAAGGTACATGA